The segment TCGAGGTTCTGTCCGGGCAGCGCGCGCGGAAAGCGGATGGCCTCGCGGTTGCCGGTCTGCGCGAGCTGATCGATCTCGCGCCCGGCCGGATAGGGCAGCCCGAGCAGCTTGCCGACCTTGTCGTAGGCCTCGCCGGCGGCGTCGTCGCGCGTGGAGCCGAGCAGCCGATACCCGTCCTCGCGAACCTCGTAGAGCGAGGTGTGCCCGCCCGAGACGACCAGCCCCAGGAACGGCAGCGTCGGCGCGCGCTCCTCGAGCAGCACCGCGAGCAGATGTCCCTCGAGGTGGTTCACGGCGACCAGCGGCTTGTTCACGGCCAGTGCGAGCGACTTCGCCACCTGCACGCCCACCAGCAGCGCGCCAATCAAGCCTGGCCCGGAGGTCACGGCGATGGCGTCGAGGTCGGCGAGCTGGGTGTTCGCGCGCGTGAGCGCCTCGTCGACGACCGGCAGAACCTGAACCAAATGGTTACGTGACGCCAGCTCGGGGATCACCCCGCCCCAGCGCCGGTGCACGTCGATCTGCGTGGACACCACGTCCGCGAGGACGCGCCTTCCGTCCTCGACCACGGCCGCCGCCGTCTCGTCGCACGAGGTCTCGATGCCCAGGACTTTCAAGGCGCGCCTACTGGTGATCGGCCTTGAGCTGGTCGAGCGCGCTCTGGATATCGCTCGCCTGCGCGCCCTG is part of the Deltaproteobacteria bacterium genome and harbors:
- the tsaD gene encoding tRNA (adenosine(37)-N6)-threonylcarbamoyltransferase complex transferase subunit TsaD, with amino-acid sequence MKVLGIETSCDETAAAVVEDGRRVLADVVSTQIDVHRRWGGVIPELASRNHLVQVLPVVDEALTRANTQLADLDAIAVTSGPGLIGALLVGVQVAKSLALAVNKPLVAVNHLEGHLLAVLLEERAPTLPFLGLVVSGGHTSLYEVREDGYRLLGSTRDDAAGEAYDKVGKLLGLPYPAGREIDQLAQTGNREAIRFPRALPGQNLEFSFSGVKTAVLHHLQTHGMPQGQALADLCASFQEAICDVLSKKAIAAAKASGLEQLVLCGGVAANSRLRALTASRAQGAGLELFVPRPAFCTDNGAMIAAAGFFAMRRTGPRGQDIKANAAWRIG